From the Desulfobacterales bacterium genome, one window contains:
- the rfbD gene encoding dTDP-4-dehydrorhamnose reductase, translating into MATANIIALVGGQGMLGRMVRWQAPAAAGIVSLARSELNITDRDQVLRRMAALRPRVIINCAGYTEVDKCEFEEESARQVNGLGPGFLAEAAREIGATLVHISSDYVFDGKAGRPYREEDATGPGSAYGRSKLLGEQSVQDSGLKKYFIIRTSWLYGPGGNNFVETILRLAREKDELKIVADQVGSPTYTRDLARGILQLLKTASAGAGEHSPIYGLYHFADTGQCSWFEFAREIIHLAAQGGMELKVRSVAPIRTEEYPRPAPRPAFSALTTDKYQRVTGADIPSWQESLKEYLSVSQQPARRTSVML; encoded by the coding sequence ATGGCGACCGCTAATATTATTGCACTTGTCGGCGGCCAAGGTATGCTGGGCCGGATGGTCCGTTGGCAGGCGCCAGCAGCGGCCGGGATTGTCTCCCTTGCCCGCTCGGAACTGAATATCACCGACCGCGACCAGGTGCTCCGGCGGATGGCTGCCCTGCGGCCGCGGGTCATTATCAACTGCGCCGGATACACCGAGGTGGATAAATGTGAGTTTGAGGAGGAGTCGGCAAGGCAGGTCAACGGGCTCGGTCCGGGGTTTCTGGCCGAAGCGGCCCGGGAGATCGGGGCAACCCTGGTCCATATCTCGTCGGATTATGTGTTCGACGGCAAGGCCGGACGGCCATACCGTGAAGAGGATGCCACCGGTCCCGGCTCGGCCTATGGGCGTTCCAAGCTGCTGGGAGAACAGAGTGTACAGGACAGCGGCCTGAAAAAGTATTTTATTATCCGCACCAGTTGGCTGTATGGACCTGGCGGCAATAATTTCGTGGAGACCATTCTCCGGCTAGCCCGGGAGAAAGATGAGTTAAAGATTGTCGCGGATCAGGTCGGCAGCCCCACCTATACCAGGGACCTGGCCCGCGGAATCTTGCAACTGCTTAAGACTGCCTCGGCCGGAGCGGGAGAGCATTCACCCATATACGGTCTGTACCACTTTGCCGATACTGGGCAGTGCAGTTGGTTCGAGTTTGCCAGGGAGATCATCCACCTTGCGGCGCAGGGCGGGATGGAGCTTAAAGTCCGGTCCGTGGCACCGATCCGCACCGAGGAGTACCCCCGGCCCGCGCCCAGACCGGCCTTCTCGGCCCTGACCACAGACAAATACCAGAGGGTGACCGGAGCGGATATCCCGTCCTGGCAGGAAAGTTTGAAAGAGTATTTGTCGGTCTCGCAACAACCCGCGAGACGGACGAGTGTCATGTTGTAA
- the rfbA gene encoding glucose-1-phosphate thymidylyltransferase RfbA produces the protein MKGIILAGGSGTRLYPLTRSVSKQLMPVYDKPMVYYPLSTLMLAGIREVLLITTPEDLPLFERLLGDGAQWGISIEYAEQPRPEGLAQAFIIGEEFIGDRPICMVLGDNIFYGHGLSQTLQRCAQLTRGATIFGYSVRDPERYGVVSFDAQNRVIDIEEKPEKPKSNYAVTGLYFYDNDVVGIARKIKPSPRGELEITDINNVYLRRNKLKVELLSRGTAWLDTGTHQSLLDAAVFLRVVEERQGMKIACPEEIAYRMGFIDADQVRELARPLENNGYGRYLLRLIDSRP, from the coding sequence ATGAAAGGAATAATTCTCGCAGGAGGATCAGGCACCCGCCTGTATCCGTTGACCAGGTCGGTGAGCAAGCAGTTAATGCCGGTGTACGACAAACCGATGGTCTATTATCCGCTCTCTACCCTGATGCTGGCCGGGATCAGGGAGGTTCTCCTGATAACCACCCCCGAGGACCTGCCCCTGTTCGAGCGTCTTCTGGGTGACGGAGCCCAGTGGGGCATATCCATTGAGTATGCGGAACAACCCCGGCCGGAGGGCTTGGCCCAGGCCTTTATCATTGGTGAAGAGTTTATCGGCGACCGTCCGATCTGTATGGTCCTGGGAGACAATATTTTTTATGGCCACGGTTTGTCGCAGACCCTGCAACGATGTGCGCAACTCACCCGGGGGGCAACAATTTTCGGCTACTCCGTCCGGGACCCGGAGCGCTACGGGGTGGTCAGTTTTGACGCCCAAAACCGGGTGATCGACATTGAAGAGAAACCCGAAAAACCGAAATCAAACTATGCGGTGACCGGGCTTTATTTCTATGATAACGATGTGGTCGGAATCGCCAGGAAGATAAAACCGTCACCCCGCGGCGAACTGGAAATAACCGATATCAACAACGTCTATCTCCGCCGGAACAAACTCAAGGTTGAACTGTTGAGCCGGGGCACGGCATGGCTGGACACCGGCACCCACCAATCTTTGCTTGACGCGGCGGTTTTTCTTCGGGTTGTTGAGGAGCGGCAGGGGATGAAGATTGCCTGTCCCGAGGAGATAGCTTATCGAATGGGATTTATTGACGCCGACCAGGTCAGAGAACTTGCCCGGCCGTTGGAGAACAACGGCTATGGCCGGTATTTGCTGAGACTGATTGATTCACGTCCGTAA
- the rfbB gene encoding dTDP-glucose 4,6-dehydratase — protein MHHMLVTGGCGFIGSNFIRLALNRLDDCRVVNLDKLTYAGNLANLAGIEADPRYIFIQGDICDSELVERIFKGEGIDTVVHLAAESHVDRSITGPAEFIRTNIQGTFTLLEAARKAWLDLGAQHSALSTRYRFLHVSTDEVYGSLGENGRFTEETPYAPRSPYSASKAASDHLVRAYFHTYGLPTLITNCSNNYGPYQFPEKLIPLMINNGLRGKELPIYGNGGNIRDWLFVEDHCRAILTVLEKGEAGETYNIGGNCEKTNLEVVELVCGIMDELRPESPHAPHSSLITFVKDRPGHDQRYAINATKIRTRLGWQPLMTFARGLKQTVAWYLENRTWCESVLDGSYRKYYERMYGDR, from the coding sequence ATGCATCATATGCTGGTTACCGGCGGTTGCGGCTTTATCGGCAGCAACTTTATCCGTCTGGCCCTGAATCGTCTCGATGACTGCCGGGTGGTTAACCTGGACAAGCTTACCTATGCCGGCAACTTGGCCAACCTGGCCGGCATCGAAGCCGATCCCCGTTATATTTTTATTCAGGGCGATATCTGCGATTCCGAACTGGTTGAGCGAATTTTCAAGGGCGAAGGAATCGACACTGTGGTGCATCTTGCCGCCGAGTCCCACGTTGACCGCAGCATCACCGGTCCGGCCGAGTTCATCCGCACCAATATCCAGGGCACCTTTACCCTGCTCGAAGCGGCCCGCAAGGCATGGCTGGACCTCGGCGCTCAGCACTCGGCGCTCAGCACTCGGTATCGTTTCCTCCATGTCTCCACCGATGAGGTCTACGGTTCCCTTGGTGAAAACGGACGTTTCACCGAAGAAACCCCCTATGCCCCCCGGTCGCCCTATTCCGCCAGCAAGGCGGCCTCCGACCACCTGGTCCGGGCCTATTTTCATACCTACGGCCTGCCGACCCTGATCACCAACTGCTCCAATAATTACGGCCCCTACCAGTTCCCGGAAAAACTGATCCCCCTGATGATCAATAACGGTCTGCGGGGCAAGGAACTGCCGATCTACGGCAACGGCGGAAATATCCGCGACTGGCTGTTCGTTGAGGACCACTGCCGGGCCATCCTCACGGTGCTTGAAAAGGGCGAGGCCGGGGAGACCTATAATATCGGTGGTAACTGCGAAAAGACCAACCTGGAGGTGGTGGAGCTTGTATGCGGCATCATGGACGAACTGAGGCCGGAGTCCCCCCATGCTCCCCACTCATCCCTGATTACCTTTGTAAAGGACCGGCCCGGTCATGACCAACGCTACGCCATCAATGCCACCAAGATAAGAACCCGGCTGGGCTGGCAGCCCTTGATGACCTTTGCCCGGGGCCTGAAACAGACCGTTGCCTGGTATCTTGAAAACCGGACCTGGTGCGAATCGGTTCTGGACGGATCGTACCGAAAATATTATGAGCGGATGTATGGCGACCGCTAA